In the Oryza glaberrima chromosome 6, OglaRS2, whole genome shotgun sequence genome, one interval contains:
- the LOC127778037 gene encoding early nodulin-like protein 1 — translation MAGAALLFPATVIAAVCVVVLAGGASAAPPGRVFVVGGDGPRGWSQPTGTDETYNHWASRNRFHIGDFLDFKYAKNDSVLVVSRADYKLCSADKPVQRFDDGADVRFRLDRNGNFYFISGAPGHCKAGQRMTVRVMADHAAKGAAGGDSPAGAPSPDGDGDDEDDSGGSYRTPGYGYSSGSPPTPPHGNTSAAAAVSPSRGGGGGGGYHRVAGVAAAALLIFA, via the exons ATGGCCGGAGCAGCGCTGCTGTTCCCGGCTaccgtcatcgccgccgtctgcgtcgtcgtcctcgccggcggggcgtcggcggcgccgccggggcgcgtgttcgtcgtcggcggcgacgggccgAGGGGTTGGAGCCAGCCGACGGGCACCGACGAGACGTACAACCACTGGGCCTCCCGGAACCGCTTCCACATCGGCGATTTCCTCG ATTTCAAGTACGCCAAGAACGACTCGGTGCTGGTGGTGTCGCGCGCCGACTACAAGCTCTGCAGCGCCGACAAGCCGGTGCAGCGgttcgacgacggcgccgacgtcAGGTTCCGCCTCGACCGGAACGGCAACTTCTACTTCATCAGCGGCGCGCCGGGCCACTGCAAAGCCGGACAGAGGATGACGGTCCGCGTCATGGCGGACCACGCCGCcaagggcgccgccggcggcgactcccCGGCCGGTGCGCCGTcgcccgacggcgacggcgacgacgaggacgacagcGGCGGGTCGTACCGCACACCGGGGTACGGTTACTCGTCGggatcgccgccgacgccgccgcacgggaataccagcgccgccgccgccgtctcgccgtcgcgtggtggtggtggtggtggcggctacCACCGCGTCGCCggggttgccgccgccgcgctgctcatCTTCGCTTGA
- the LOC127778036 gene encoding DNA oxidative demethylase ALKBH2: MASRSRLRLAAAGENPIPQSKSGGEGGTERKPEEARRREVTDLGGGSEVVHVPRFVAREAAWGWFDYLDKRIPWTRPTIRVFGRSAVQPRDTCYVADEGLTDLRYSGHQPHAHSWDEFPVLKDILKAVHEALPGSHFNSLLLNRYKTGSDYVSWHADDEPLYGPTPEIASVTLGCEREFLLRKKPTKSQASLGSGEVAPKRLKVSAPQQHSFLLKHGSLLVMRGYTQRDWQHSVPKRAKASSPRINLTFRRVL; encoded by the exons ATGGCCTCGCGGTCGcggctccgcctcgccgccgccggcgagaaccCTATCCCACAATCCAAGtccggcggggagggaggaacGGAGaggaagccggaggaggcgcggcggcgggaggtgacGGAcctgggcggcggcagcgaggtgGTGCACGTGCCGCGTTTCgtggcgcgggaggcggcgtggGGGTGGTTCGACTACCTCGACAAGCGCATCCCATGGACGCGCCCCACCATCCGCGTATTCGGCCGCTCCGCCGTCCAG CCGAGAGATACATGCTATGTTGCGGACGAAGGGCTAACAGATTTGAGATATAGTGGCCATCAGCCTCATGCACATTCTTGGGATGAATTCCCAGTGCTCAAGGATATCCTGAAGGCG GTTCATGAAGCCCTCCCTGGGAGCCATTTTAACAGCTTGCTCCTAAACAGATACAAGACCGGTTCAGATTACGTCTCATGGCATGCTGATGACGAGCCGCTGTATGGACCTACCCCAGAGATAGCATCTGTCACCCTCGGATGCGAACGAGAGTTCTTACTTAGAAAGAAGCCGACGAAATCGCAAG CTTCACTTGGATCTGGGGAAGTTGCGCCGAAGCGGCTCAAGGTCAGTGCTCCTCAGCAGCATTCTTTCCTCCTGAAGCATGGGTCGCTGCTTGTGATGAGAGGCTATACCCAACGGGACTGGCAGCACTCGGTCCCGAAACGAGCTAAAGCAAGCTCACCGAGGATCAATCTGACTTTCCGGCGAGTGCTGTAG